The genomic segment GACAACTTGGTTTTCAAGGCCGGGAAAGCTTCTCACCGCTAGGAGCTGAGGAAAGTGGTTTCACACAAAAAGTTTTCGCATCTTCTTCGCCATCTCCTTATCGCGCTCCCGCGCCTTCTCCGCCAGTCGCCTCAGCTCCCGCCTTGCCGCGGTGTTCCCTGGCTCCAGCCgcagcacctcctgcaggtccaCGCCCGCCTTCTCCAGCTCGTTCAGGGTGGCGTGGGCCACCGCGCGGCGGTACAGCGCCTTGACGGCGCACGGCTCCCTCTCCAGCGCCTTGTCACAGTTGTGGGCGGCGTTCTCGTGCTGGCCCAGGAGTAGCTGGCAGGCGGCCAGGTTGGCGTGCAGCGCCATCTTGGTTCGGCCgtactcctcccccacctccgaTGGGACGGCGGTCACCACGGAGACCAGGAGCCGCAGCGCCCGGCCGTAGCGTCGCGCAGCGCCCCACGCGTTGCCCTGCCGGAAGCTCTGGGTTCCCCGCTCCTTGTCAGGCTCCACTTCTCCTCAAACGTCATTTCCCACGAATCCCTGCCAGGGGTGAAGCCCGCCAGGCCGAGGGTGAAAGCACAGCCGGGACTGTATCGCGTTGGGCAGGCCCGGACTCGGCACATCTCCCCGTCCAGCATGGTCTCCAGGCACTGGTCCAGCACAGCGTCCCAGGGCACGTCACCCTCCCCCAGAGTCAGCTCTGCCCACTCGCCGGTTGCGCAGCGGAATGCCCCTTCCCCTGCAGGTGCCCCGCCGGCTTCCAGGTCAAGGTGCACATGGCACAGCGAGCCTTCCTTGGGTTTCTCTACGCCGGTGCCCTGCACCAGGACCGTCTTCATGAAAGTGCCATCTGGGCTGACCCAAGGGCTTGGGTCATCAGGGCAAAGGTCACTCATTTCACACTGGCTGTCAGCTCGGTCTCCGGCCTCGTGTTTGGACATTCTCGCCTCAATGAGATGATCCCCCTGGGAGGGATTTTTCGGGCATGGCAAAGATGCAAACGCAGAAATTTCTAAAAACACCACCACCACGATTCTTCAACCCTGGAACCTACTGTAGGAAGTATCAGAAAACTCAAtcgtgggttttggtttttttttccaaacttggACCCTTCAAcagaaagttctagaaactacGATCACACAACTCAGTCCTGGAGGCTTCCGTGGAAGATTCTGGATGCTTCGCCTGGTGCCTCGCTGCAGATCAGGAAACTTCAGACGCATCTGAGGGAAATCAAAGAAGTGAATTCACATAAACATTACACACAACCcttcctcacctccccctctcccagaATCCAGCAGAAAAATTTAAGATTTAATCAGTTTCACCACCGCAGAAGAAGCTAAAGCAGGAGccttgttaaaataaaaattcccACAAAAAAACAGCTTTATAAACCTTAAAATAGCATCTTGATTTTTTAGAAAGATGTTAAATCTGCTGGTGTTTACCTCCAAGTCAAGTGATTTAAACAcaattttctgttatttttaagGTTCGAAGTTTCCTCATACTGCTTTTGGCCTCCAGCTCAGCTAGAAGCAAGACAGAGATCCAGCCCCAtgatgaaccttcattcacagttACCCAGGAATTCCCCCGTTTTCTATCCCCTTTCCAATTGaccttaatccaattactgcagCAGCCAGGGCCCACGCACTGAGGGGGTTCCTGCCTgacctaaatctggccactagggcTCGCTATTGCACAATGATTAAAACATCCTCTCCTTCAGAGATGGTTGGTGGGGGACAAAGCAGAGCCTCTCTCAGCCCCAGCAGCATCTCCAGACCCATCCAGCCTGAGGAAGCGGAAAACCTGGGACCGGAACCAGGCTCTGGTCACGCTTCACATGCACTATTTCCACTGTGCCGACCCTGGGCTTGGAAACTTGAAGAGTGGCCAAGTGATTTGAAGTCAAGATTCAGTGCAAAATCAGGCATTCAGGCTGCAAAAATCAAATGCACCCATACACAAGGTGCACCCACTAGGACAGAGACCTCGAGGTGATAGTGCCCGAGGACCTGAAGGGAGCAATGCAACGAGGTGGCATGGGATACTGGGATGTATAAatatgcaataaagtgcgcccagcctaacGAGTggctggacgcacattttggatgtgaagaggaaccacaatCAACAGTACAGCTACTGCTTGTGTTGatgcagaatttttaaagaaTGTAACGGttcgataaaaaaaaacattttctggacACACAGTATACACGCTCCAGGCCGATTTCGCCCTttgctattgtgcgtgtataCCGTGCGTCCAGGAAAAGGTTATAATGGATTTATTTCATTAATGCTCTAGTTGATAGTGTTCTCTATGGTTCGTATCGAGCGCCCGTAGTAATAagcgcacagccacctctcctgggcgttagggacgcacaatttctccctagcgcatcctttgtaatgcagcagctcattttaaCTTAGCatggggcacccaggagaggtggctatgcGCACGGTAGGAAAACGGGTACTCGATACCGGCTCCTGTTTTACCGCACATCTAactgcatcggcctgagagaGGCGGTAATGCCCCCCCTGTACAGGGTGTTAGGAAGCAAACCATGCCCAGTCCTGAAGGCCACAGCTCTGGAAGGAGACAGACAAGCCAGCGACAGCCCAGATTGTGACCACCAAACAGTGATGATTAAGGATCTACATATATGTGTTCCATAGAGGAGGGGAGGGATATGATAcatacattcaaatatctcaaagacaTAAATCAGGGGGGGTCTGTGCCTGATCTGAGGGAGGGAGTCCCCCTGAAGCTCTGaactgagggggaaggggaagagggccgctgccaccaccgGAGCTCCGATGAGCCAGGACCCACATCCAAAAATATTTCTTCggggaaagggtggtgggtgcctgaAACGTCCATCTGGGggaagtggcaaaaaaaaaaagtcccataattcaggaaagcctggaataagcagaCAGGATCTCTACACGCGAATAAGTGAGGGGAAAAGCCAGAGATAGACCTGGAGTCTCCTGTGCCTGCTATCAGATGCTTACGGGTCTGTGTTTCTgtgaatttattatttttttaaacatgttgCAGTCACATCGGTAcacacaacataagaaattgccatgctgggtcagaccaagggtccatcaagcccagcatcctgtttccaacagaggccaaaccaggccacaagaacctggcaattacccaaacaccaagaagatcccatgctactgatgcaattaatagcagaggccattccccaaGTTAGCGCTCCCCTCCACCATGCCGTGCCTCACCTTCTCCACATCCCGCTCCGTGGCCGGGCTGGGGTAGGGGGAGCTGCAGAAAGTGCACGCAGCCCCATGCATCACTTACACAACGCAGAGATCTCGCACACCCCAGGCACCATGCATGCAGACTCGCACGTTACAGGCACCCACCGTGCAAGCACAGAAATCGCCCGCAGAGGCACCGCGTGCAAATCATTAGTTATACGTCCACTCTGCAAGTTCACAGCCCGCAGACATAGCAATCACACTTTACACTTACGTGCACCGCATGCACACACACCGAATCACGCTTCCCACGGCGGCAAACCCTGAAACCATCCCCTATATGCACAGGAGTATTTTCGGCCTTTCACAGACGTCACTTCCTTAGCGACAGACGCACCTTCCTTCCCAGGCTCTGCACCCACCTCCCTAGCGACCGCCCGGGGTCACGTCCCCGGCCCCGGTGTGCAACGTGGAAAACCCGGTCCCCTCGCCAGCATGGCAAGGACTACAGGTCCCAGCATGCACTGCGGTGAAAACGGCCTTTCCTGAGCCTGGGGCCGGATTGCACTTGTCAAGAAGAATGcagaaaatcctgaaaaaaaaacaaacaaacaaacaacccccccccccccccccaaataaagaggaaaaacttttttttttcaggctcctGAGCCCTGCAGCAGCCGCAGAGGGCAGGAAGGACtgaaggggggagaggggcaccTGAGCCCCAGCCCTGGGAGAAGAAGACCCCCACCCCAGGGCCCACTGGCCTGTATCCTGCCACTGAGCTGACCCCAGGAAAAGCCGCTTTTAATGGCATGCGTTGACCTCCACCCtatagtttatatatttttttttttttagggagggaaaccagggctggatcagtCTGTGCTGAATAAACCTGGTCAGAGCAGGCCCGGATACCCCGCTGCACTCATTCCCGGAGTTATCTGAgggtcaggatgaaagaaaacagaaaagcaaaaggcCAGAAAGCGAGAGGGGAAGAACTACAAACCCCAGAACTCCTTGGCCCAGTGGCTCCGCCCCCTCCCGGATACTTACATGACAGTCCCTGTGTTAACTGGGGTGTGGTAAAGGCAAACAAGAGAGCGAGACAGGAGACTGACAAAGCCCTGCAGATCTACTGCTGCAGCAACATGGTCTGATTAATCATCAATGGTGAGAAATTAGTGCCGTAGCAGTTTCATTATGATGTCATGATtgattttattgggggggggatgagaggaaGGCGATTTGAGGGGCCCGGaggaaattttttatttatttatttacttatttattttgatttcctGAGTTGATCAACATGGCAGGCGCTGTGGTCTTCTTATTCCAGCCCATGGGGGAGCTTCCTTTCCATACAGATGTTCTCTTATTTCTGTAAGAGTTTCTTGCTCAGAGGAGGGACGACTGCAGAAGAGGCCGATTGTTTTTTttgaggaggggggaaggggtttgGCTCCTTTGTACCCCTCCAAAAGCTGTCGGGCTAGCAGTTTTTTTTAAGCTGGCATCTACCACAAACGTATGAATGGGGAGCTCCCCCAGGCCCTCTCTGCATTCGTTATAAGAGCACCGCTTGCCTGCCTTCTCGGGATCCCAGGAGGGCTTTGATTTGGGGGACCCAGTTTTTATTAGGCTGAGGAAGTACGGTCACTGACCCATCTCCTCCCAAAACTCCAGTCACAGGTTTTCCAGGACTGTCTTTTATTTAAAGACGAGACCAGTGTTTTCCTGGACTATTTTTGTACCCTTTGAGGGTCCTTGACTTCTTCGCACTTTGCCGTTTAAAAGTGCGGAGAACCAGGCCACCCTCTGTTTTCTTTCCTCCCCATTCCTCTCCATGGATCTTTCATCCAATAATTCtgtatctctccctctctctccccccccccgcagcctgCCGCTATGTGGCCCGGAAGATCTCTTCCAGCCATCGGAGACGGGAGGCAGAGGAGGCATCCTCGGCTATAAAAACATCCTACAGTCTGGCAAAAGGTGAGCCTTGTACCCCTCCCCACTCCCGATATCCTCAGCgccctgtgccccccccccccccgagactgcCACCCTTTCTCCGCAACCCCTAATCAGCCCGGATCGGCAGGGGCCAGCTGCTCCCCAGTTTGGGTGACAGGCGTGGTTCTCACTCAGGCTTAGGGATGCCTTGCGAATCAGGCTGCAGGCCTTCAGGAAGGAACCAGGGATGtacaatattttatttagaaCAAGCAGAAGACTAAAGGTTTCTCCGCACGTAGAACGCAAGCTGGATTTTGTCTGGAAGCATTCTATGTTTTTTCAAAGTCCTTTACCTTCTTATTCttattctcctccctcccaccctgcccccttccttccaTTTATCCATCCTGCCCTCTCCGTTCTGTCCTCTTCATCTCAACCATTCCCTCTTATCCATCCACCCTCTGCCAAAGACAGTAATgtacatatataaatatttttttgtaggtGAGAGGAGAGTAGTGATGAACGAGCCGGCACTGCTAGGGTCGGCGCCATCTGATCCCGTGCCGGGGCCACGGTCGGAGCAGGCCATCCAGAGGTGCGGCACCCGAAGTTAAAAGGTCGCCGGGCAGGGTGGTGGGTAACTCCATCCTGCCCCCTTCGTCCACCGTCCTGCCtcacactctccctctctgaccACAGCATGAAaaacgttttttgtttttgtttgtgtcCCCCCAACGGCGAGAGAATGAAGGCCTAGCTCAGCAACTCCCAGCCACCGGGGAATGAGCAGGCCGGAGGCAGGGGTTCACCGCTTGCTGTTGCAAACCAGTGcttaagaaaataaaagatatatttaaaACCCATCCAACGAGCGTGTCTGGTAAATTCATCGGAGCTCCTCAGCCTTCGTGCGAGCGTCCCGGGGTGAAAAGCCCCGCTCCTGGGCCAGCAGCTGCTCCTAAGACAGGGCCGTGGTGTTCACCCTGGAGGAAGGTAACCAGCGTGGTCAGGgcaatcttggggggggggggccaaaggaGCCATTTTTGTCCTGAGTGGTGTCCGCCAACAGGAACCCTGGAGTCTCTGGGGAACGGTCCCAGACGAAACGCCATCCCAAAGTGCAACAGGCGATCAGGAATTACCCCCACGCGTAAGCATGAGCCACAGCCTTCTGACGagggcccctcccctcccctgcggCAACCCCCACCGTAAAGGTTGGGTTTCCTGCCTAAGCCGCACGGGGGGAGGGGTTTTGGGAACAGGCCAAAGGAGGAAGCACGGGCGGAGGGTGGGCGAAACGCCTTTGAGGGCGGGAGAAAGACGGTAGCAGAAGTCGGGAAAGCCCGGGACAGGCCCCAAGGATGGGAAGTGAATGTGCGAGGGGCACGACTTTGCACTAGGGACGTAATCTCGGGCAGCCGCACCAGAGGTTGTCTGCCGTCAGATTAAAAAACGGAAAAGCTCATTCTACAAATCCCACTGTCTCAAAAAGCAGCAGCTGCACCcggaaaaaggtacagagaagggcagcagaGAGGATCAGGGGGTCTGGAACAGGGCCCCATGTCAGGAGGGGCGACAGAGCTCTGCAGCCTGGGGAAGAGACGCCGGTACGGTAGATCAGAAACGCCCGGAGGTGCAGGACAGGGACCTAACAGGCACCACCCCGTACCGTTTCACGCCCTGTGCAGTTAACCTGTCGGACTCGCTTTCCGAGGAATAGGGTCGAAGCAATGGGGTGTACCTGCCTTCAAAGAGAGGGAGTGAAGGAATTTGGGGAAGAGTTCAAGGATAGAaccaggcctgattttcaaaagcatttgtacacttaaaactggattttgcacgtgtaaatgcactttacctgtgaaAAAAAgtgtgggcttttgaaagttgctacaacctatgccattgaattttccgTAGGTGTTACCCATGTTTATGGGGGTTAAACCTACTAAGGGCATCCTAAGACTGGAGCAGATGTGGCTAGTACCACAGCCCCAGCTGTGGCCAGGACGATGCCAGCAGCCAAGCCTTGCTCATGCGGCACAGGACGCCGCCCTGCCCTCCGGCTCTCCTCAGGCTCGCTCCCGAAGGACGTCTTCCATCTTAAAAAGAAGACAGCCCCGgcgccttctgatgacatcatcggcagTCCACGCCATAAGCTCCTTCCGAGAGCATCTGATGCCCTCTGCCACGGGGGTGGCCTGCCTGGTAGCAATGCACGTTGCTGCAGCGTTCCTGTGTCTCCCGGCTTGTTCCTATGCTCCCGATTCTTGACTCTGCCACCAGCCTTGCCGCGTCAAACCGTCTCGTCCAGGGTCTTCGTCCGCTTTCAGCCCGACTTCCGGATTCTGACcttttgcttggacctgaccacgattgccctcatgcctggacctgacctcggTCTGTTTCTGACTCCTGCAGTCtgttgcctgtcctgaccccttGGACTCTTCCTGACCAGACCGACCTGGGGACTCACCTAAggcctgccggccaccagaaccctaAGGGCTCAGCTTGTGGGCGAaggaagctggtataggtgaagctccagctcgtCCCGCTGCAGGGCACAGTTCGCCAGCTGTCAGCCCATCAACTTCGCCACAGCAGTAAGGGCTCACCCCCTTACGGCAATATGGCCGTAAAACAAGAGGCAAGCCAATTTAGTCAATGCAAGCTAAAAACAGGACGGCAGACATGGACCGTTCAGCCAATCTAGTCTGCCTGTCCACACTATTAATACAAATAATTAAGAGGTCCACAAGACCGGAGGAGACAAAACGAAGGAACTGATAAGTAATTAGACAACAGCAAATCTGTAACGTCTGCCGGTGGAAGGCTTGCCCTGGGACTGGCAGCACTCCCCCGGGAACACGGACGGCCTGAAGGCCGCCATCACGCTGCTGAGCTCACCAGATCCCCGgccccctaggcgtgcgtgcgGCTCAGTGCCTTTTTGAAGATCCCGCGGCAGGAAAGGAGGCTGCCAGCGGGCACCAGTGACATCACGTGACCGAGCGTGAAGGCCACGCCGCGCTCCCTAATCTCGCAGCCGCAGCAAACGGGTTCCGCTTGCTtactgcagtgcgtgttgctccagCGTTCCggatccagccttgttcctgttcctgcctcgtCCGTCCTGCCTCCAGCAGCGCCCTGTCTCTGCCATTCACTCGCCCgccttggtactgacctctgccgtGGACCTGGACTACTCTTCTGCCTGCAGCTGGCCACTGACCTCTGCGTTGAACCTCGACTACGTCCTGCTCGCTGACTTGCCTCGACCCTCGCCCCGACTCTGGTAACCGCCTGAccaccgcctgccctgaccttgaccTATCCTTTCCTGATGGCCCCTGCGGGACTCTCGCCTGAGTGCAGGCccttggaacccaaaggctcagccAGTGGAGAACGGGGCTGATAGAGGTGAAGGTGCAGCCTCGTCCCAGCCCCAGGAGGGTCAGTCAGGCGTGAGGCTAATAGGTTTGCCTTCCAAGCTGCGTCAACTACGCCGCCCCACAGAGGTCCCACTATCATTACAAATTAAGAGTAAATAAGCAAAATGGAGCTCAACTCAGTTCATCAGGGATGGAGTCAGGCACTGgagctactatttatttatttatttttttttttttttaagaactgaaTTGGGTCCAAAAAAATCTTCTACACAACTCTGCACTCAGCGGGGTTATCGCAATGAAAATGAACAGCCCGGCTTGGAAACTGAAATACAAAGCcagaagctccccccccccccacctcagtcTGCGTCAAGCGCAAGGCATCTGGGAAGAGCCTGACCCTGGACAGTTCAAATTTTCAAACGTCCTTTACCCAGGTCAATAGGAGGTCCAAAACCTCCCGCCCCAGGGCCCTTAGGGGGTCAGCGATGCCGGTAATTGTACCCACGGGAAAAGCAGGCAGGGTCAGAGGTCAGGGGAGGCAACACCGCACCTAGATTTTGCATTCTCAAAATtatatgcatttgtttttgtgAGGAAAAACCtacccctcggggggggggggggggggggaacaaaaaacaGGTACAAATCTCCACGGTGCTCTCtcccaaggcaattttcaaagggaaggtaaGTGCAGATTTTCCCTTTGAGAAATGGTGCAAAAGTCCACAGGGAGAAGTAACTGCGGCCTTTGCAACCACCCACAGACATTTGAATATTAccccataacccccccccccccaaaaatttgaTTTTGAAAGAAAAGCTTCATAAGCCATTCCTTATCAGGCTCCAAAATGCACGGTCGTCATCAATTTAGGCAGAGAGGTGGAGGCACCAACAGATAAAGGCTTGTGCTGCAGGAGAAACGTGAAGAAGAGAAATACGGGGCTGTGGCAAGAGAGAAGGCAAGATATTCCTGTGGCACAGACCCACCTTCAACCAGAAATCGATTTTTTGCAGGAggtgctttcattttgaaaatgacgcAGAAGCAATCAACAACATCAGTCATTTCGTTTCATTTTCAACACG from the Rhinatrema bivittatum chromosome 14, aRhiBiv1.1, whole genome shotgun sequence genome contains:
- the LOC115075874 gene encoding LOW QUALITY PROTEIN: FK506-binding protein-like (The sequence of the model RefSeq protein was modified relative to this genomic sequence to represent the inferred CDS: inserted 1 base in 1 codon), producing MSKHEAGDRADSQCEMSDLCPDDPSPWVSPDGTFMKTVLVQGTGVEKPKEGSLCHVHLDLEAGGAPAGEGAFRCATGEWAELTLGEGDVPWDAVLDQCLETMLDGEMCRVRACPTRYSPGCAFTLGLAGFTPGRDSWEMTFEEKWSLTRXRGTQSFRQGNAWGAARRYGRALRLLVSVVTAVPSEVGEEYGRTKMALHANLAACQLLLGQHENAAHNCDKALEREPCAVKALYRRAVAHATLNELEKAGVDLQEVLRLEPGNTAARRELRRLAEKARERDKEMAKKMRKLFV